The genomic region ATCTTCCGGTTATGGCGTAAAAAGAGAAAAATACGAATATGAAGACATGGCACGAATAGCAAGAGAACAGGACATGAGTCTTGCCGAAGTAACGGCTTATATCAAAAAGCAGGAGAAGTAAGTATGGGCGAAGTGAAGTACGCTTCTCTTGAAAGTCAGCTTGGAAACGCGCCCTGCCTGTGCGAAGATACGGAAGAAATGTTCTGGCTGCGGGAATCGGACGATTATGAGAGCCGGGTAAAACTGGGAAATCTGCTCGCGGGGCAATACCGTTTTCGCGAGGCCATAGACGCTTACCGTGCGGCGAAGAAAATCCGTGCCGACGATCCAATGCTGTATATCAGTTTAGGCGGAGCTTATCTGACTCTGCGGCATTTTGACGAAGCAAAAAAAGCCTACGGAAAAAGCCGTTCTCTCGGCGGAAACGAAAAGTTTGCCGCATATCCGATTGGTGTATGGCATTATCTGCAGGGAAATTACAGGGAAGCGGCAGACTATTTTGCAAAGGTACTGCCCTGTGGGGATGAGATGAAGATCGCAATCCTTTACTGGAACGCCCTCTGCTGTATGCGCGAAAATCTGCCGGACAAACTGCTCGCAACATACCGTGATGATATGCAGGTTGGACACCATACGGCTTATCGATCAGCGGTAGAGGTTTTTCTCGGGAAAAGACCTGCCGAAGAAGCGCTACGGCAGGCAGAACAGGATAAAAATGATCTAAATGCCGTTGTTTCAATGTACGGTATTGCGGTTTATCTGGAACACGGCGGCAAAAAGACAGAAGCGGAAGAAGTAATAAAATCACTGTTCCGGCGGGAATCTGCCTGGCCATGCATATCGTACCTTGCAGCATGGAACGATATGACGATAACAAATATTTGATATTGTTCATCTGCAAAAATAAACGGCTTAAACTACAGCAGTTTAGCCTTCTTCGACTATTCGAATCCGTATTAGGTTAAAATGAAAATTAAAGTTTTTTTTGTTTTTACGTTTTTTTTCGCTTTGAGCGCTTTGTCAGCCGCCGGCTTTGAAAGCGCCGCACCGGAAGAAATCGAGCCGCAGGAGATTGAGCTCTGCAAAAGAAAACCGTCCTGGACAAAGGTCTTCGGCGGAAAGACGGTTAAAAGGCCCGTGCTGTTTTCCGACGGAGCTGCGCTTTTACACGACGGAAACAAAATTTGCGCCGTATCCGAAGACGGAATCGAACTGTGGCAGAAGAAAATTTCAGGAATAAATTCAAAAACCCTATTCGGCGCCACAAGGGACGACTTTTTATATTTTTCGGATAAAAA from Treponema parvum harbors:
- a CDS encoding tetratricopeptide repeat protein, which encodes MGEVKYASLESQLGNAPCLCEDTEEMFWLRESDDYESRVKLGNLLAGQYRFREAIDAYRAAKKIRADDPMLYISLGGAYLTLRHFDEAKKAYGKSRSLGGNEKFAAYPIGVWHYLQGNYREAADYFAKVLPCGDEMKIAILYWNALCCMRENLPDKLLATYRDDMQVGHHTAYRSAVEVFLGKRPAEEALRQAEQDKNDLNAVVSMYGIAVYLEHGGKKTEAEEVIKSLFRRESAWPCISYLAAWNDMTITNI